From Mucilaginibacter gotjawali:
CCGGGAGTTTGCAATGGAGCTTTTCCTGCGGTCATTTCCGCACTTTAAGGCATTAACGCATTTAAGGGGGATGGCAAATACCATTATCGGCATCAGTTTATATCTTCAGGTTACACCCGGGGATGAGGGAATGATAAATGAACTTAACAGGTTAACCCAGCCCTTGCTGGATGCTTACGAAAATAACCAATCGGAAGAATGGCAGTGGTTTGAAGAAAAAATGACCTATGACAATGGTATACTGCCATTGGCGCTTTTGCACTCGTGTGAAATAACCGGGAATGAAAAAGCCAAAGAAGTTGCCTTAAAAACAATGGCTTTTTTAGATAAATTAACGCTGTCAAACGGGTATTTAAGCCCTGTTGGTAACGATGGCTGGTACTATCGTGGCGGCACCTTCCCTACGTTTGACCAGCAGGCTATTGAAACCATGGCGATGGTGATGATGCATTTTCAGGCGTATAAAATATTCCGCACACCAAAATATATTGAAAAAATGTTTTTGAGTTATAAATGGTTCCTGGGCGAAAATACGCTGCGGGCGCCTTTATACGATCACGAAACAAAAGGTTGCTGCGATGGGTTATTACCTACCGGTATCAACCGCAACCAGGGCGCCGAAAGTACCCTGGCTTACCTGGTGTCGCATTTAACCGTATTAAAAGCATTTGAGCTGGAATATGAATACAACAAAACCGGTAAGTTATTTGAAACCTGTTAAATGAAAGTAGCTGTATTAGCGCCCGTTGCCTGGCGCACACCGCCCAGGCATTACGGGCCCTGGGAGCAGGTAGCATCAAATATTACCGAGGGGCTGGTAAAACTGGGTATTGATGTTACCCTTTTTGCTACTGGCGACTCGGTAACTGCCGGCAAGCTTTACAGCGTTTGTGATACAGGTTATGAGGAGGACCGTACACAGGACGCTAAAGTTTTGGAGTGTATGCACATTAGCAACCTGGTTGAAAGGGCCGGGGATTTTGACATCATCCACAACAACTTTGATTTTTTACCGCTTACCTATTCTGCACTCGTTAAAACGCCGTTCATTACTACTATACATGGCTTTTCATCACCCAGGATCATCCCGGTGTATAAAAAATACAACCCGGTGGGGCACTATGTTTCCATCAGTAATGCCGACAGAAGCCCGGAGCTGCAGTACCTGGCCACAGTATATAACGGGTTAAATATTAAGCATTTTGAGTTTAATAACGAACCGAAAGATTACCTGTTATATTTTGGCAGGATACATCCTGATAAAGGCACAGCCGAAGCCATCGCAATTGCTAAAAAAAGCAAACGAAGACTTCTTATTGCCGGCCTGGTACAGGATGATGCCTACTTTAGAGAGCGGATAGA
This genomic window contains:
- a CDS encoding glycosyltransferase family 4 protein, which produces MKVAVLAPVAWRTPPRHYGPWEQVASNITEGLVKLGIDVTLFATGDSVTAGKLYSVCDTGYEEDRTQDAKVLECMHISNLVERAGDFDIIHNNFDFLPLTYSALVKTPFITTIHGFSSPRIIPVYKKYNPVGHYVSISNADRSPELQYLATVYNGLNIKHFEFNNEPKDYLLYFGRIHPDKGTAEAIAIAKKSKRRLLIAGLVQDDAYFRERIEPELSPAIVYMGNAGSNQRNELLKNAFALLHPINFDEPFGMSVAEAMLCGTPVIAFNRGSMPELIRHEKTGFLVNNIEEAVEAVENLKYIQRKACQTWASTMFSAEKMVDGYLKLYKKILAK